Genomic segment of Bos taurus isolate L1 Dominette 01449 registration number 42190680 breed Hereford chromosome 6, ARS-UCD2.0, whole genome shotgun sequence:
GGGCACCTTCTGAGGTGCTGCTTAAGGCACAGGCAGCAGGAGGCTGTAGGTCTGTGGGTGGGGCTCTGAAACTGCGTCTGGGACCCAGAGCCTCTATGGAGGGAAGGCTGGGTGCCCGTGCAGTCAGGAGCCTGCGCCCCCAGCTGTGGGAGGGGCACCCGAGGCACCCAGGGACCGTCCAACGGAGGGGAACCCTCAGACATCCTGGGGGCTCCCGGACGACGGCTCTGACTAGAGGCAAAGCCACATTCCTGAAAACCGCCGGTGCCGGTCAGACGGGGCTCTGGCCTGAATCTCTGAGCCCATGGGGTGCAGCCCTTCCCTTGGGCATCCCTGTCTCCCCAGAACATAGGCTGGGGTGTCCATACTCAGCCAGCGGCAGTTCCCCCATGGCCCCCTGGCTGGAGGAGGGGGTGTACCGTGGAAGCCCCCAGGCCTGCCAGCCACGTTGGGAACAGTGATTAGGTGCCACATTAGAAACTGAGGACATGTGACTGAGGGACTCCTCTGGTCCCCGTGTCACTTGCCAGACAGGTGTGGGTAACCCATGATCACAGTGTAACCCGTGGCAACACCCATCAGCTGACACCTGGACATGCACCTTTACTGGACTAACTCACAGCCCGTGGCACTGATATGCAGCTGACTGGCAAGTGCTTGCTTCTCAGCCCTCGTGGACGAGACCAGCAAAGCCCTCAGGTGGCCAGCATGGTAACTCACCATCAGAGCTTACCTGCTGGCACCACCTCTCCCGAtgtcttcattcattcagtccaGGGATCTCAATGGCATTATGCCCATCAGGGCGGCGGAGCGATGATACGCACCCTGGAGGCCGGTCCTCCCGAGGGAGGTGGAGGTAAGTGAGCCCCGTGAGAGTCCGGGTGACTCCAGGGGAGTCTGCAGTCCGAGGGCTGGCCGTGCCGGGGTGTCCTTGAAGGTGGGGTACTGGCAGTGTTGGGGTGTCCTGTGGAGGCAGGGTACTGGGAGTGTTGGGGTGTCCGTAAGGTGGGGTACTGGGAGTGTTGGGGTGTCCTTGAAGGTGGAGTACTGGCAGTGTTGGGATGTCCTTGAAGGTGGAGTACTGGCAGTGTTGGGGTGTCCTGTAGAGGCGGGGGTGCTGGCAGTGTTGGGGTGTCCTGAAGGTGGGGTACTGGCAGTGTTGGGGTGTCCGTGAAGGTGGAGGTACTGGCAGTGTTGGGGTGTCCTTGAAGGTGGAGGTACTGGCAGTGTTGGGGTGTCCTTGAAGGTGGAGGTACTGGCAGTGTTGGGGTGTCCTGAAGGTGGGGTACTGGCAGTGTTGGGGTGTCCTGTGGAGGCGGGGTACTGGAAGGGTTGGGGTGTCCGTGAAGGCGGGGTACTGGCAGTGTTGGGGTGTCCATGAAGGTGGGGTACTGGAAGGGTTGGGGTGTCCTTGAAGGTGGAGGTACTGGCAGTGTTGGGGTGTCCGTGAAGGTGGGGTACTGGAAGGGTTGGGGTGTCCTTGAAGGTGGAGGTACTGGCAGTGTTGGGGTGTCCTTGAAGGTGGAGTACTGGCAGTGTTGGGGTGTCCTGTGGAGGTGGGGTACTGGCAGTGTTGGGGCATCCTGTAGAGGCAGGGGTGCTGGCAGTGCTGGGGTGTCTGTGAAGGTGGGGTGCTGGCAGTGTTGGGGTGTCCCTGAAGGTGGGGTACTGGCAGTGTTGGGGTGTCCGTGAAGGTGGGGTACTGGCAGTGTTGGGGTGTCCGTGAAGGTGGGGTACTGGCAGTGTTGGGGTGTCCTTGAAGGTGGTGTACTGGCAGTGTTGGGGTGTCCGTGAAGGTGGGGTACTGGCAGTGTTGGGGTGTCCCTGAAGGTGGAGTACTGGCAGTGTTGGGGTGTCCTTGAAGGTGGAGTACTGGAAGGGTTGGGGTGTCCGTGAAGGTGGGGTACTGTCAGTGTTGCGGTGTCCCTGAATGTGGGGTACTGGCCGTGCCAGGGTGTCCTGTGTAAGTGGGGGTGCTCTCCTGCTCTAGGACCACTTCTGGGAGCCCAGCACTTGCTGGGGCTCGGGGTGGGGTGCAGCAGATACTGCATGTACACGTGCCGTTCTGACCCGTCCCCTGGCCCACAAGCCTGCTGGCCAGGGACGACACAGGTCCCGCCTGTGGGTGGACGGCCCGCAAGGGCCCTGCTGGCAGGAGCATCTGAGGCTGACCCCCCGCAAGTGCTCTCATCCAGGACCCAGCATCCCGGAACACAGCTGCCTCCTCATCGGTCAGGACCGACTCTGTTCTCGAGAAGCCGCTCTGGGGCGGTTCCAGCCGCATTTACAGAGGAGCACGACCCCAAGGCCAGTGAGAAGCCAGTGCCTGCAGCATGCGTCCAGAGCCTGGGCCCCGTGTATCTGGAAGCAGGAAGTGTGACCCGGAGGCTCCCCGCCACATGGGCCCGCTCTGGGAGCCTCCAGCGGCCCTGGAGGGTGGTCCGAGGGCACGCCCACCAGCAGCAGGACCGAGGCGCAAGTCTGGCTCCAGCAGGCCACGCCCAGCGGGCCAGACTCAGGATGACGAAGACGAGACACCTGGGGACAAAcgcctggggaggggggcagagagGGCTCTGCGTCCTGCAGGAAGGCCGCACGGGTCCAGGGAGGGACCCCTGCCGCCAGACAGGGCAGCCTCTTGCCGTCGCGGGCCGTTCCACGGCACACATGCGCGACGGCCATGGCAGCAAGGATGATGAAGACTGTGCAGGGGCCCAGGACGTGGCCTTCCAGAACTCCCAGCCTGGCTCCCAGCCCAACCCCAAACCAGCAAGGACCAAAACATGGTCAGAGGGCAAGGACATACCCGCAGCTTGGGGCTGTTTGATGGCACCCCAGCCACGGTCCAAGTGGAGATGGTGACTTGCCCCAGGAGACAGCCAGGGCTTGACCGTCCCAATGAGACCCAGGGGCCAGGGGCAAATCCCCACTGATGGCTGCGGAGCCACAACTGTCTCCGAAGGAGGTGCCCTCTTCCCGGCAGCCAGGCAGCAGAGGGCTCCTGCCGGGAGACTGAGGAGGAGCCTGGGCCATTGCTCTGGGCCTAGAAGGACGGGCAGGGGGTGATCTCTGCTCCCTGGAGGCTAGGTGGGGCGCACGGTGTCTGAGAAAGGAACCCGGGAGCCCGGTACCCCTCCCAGGATGCTGAGAGCTGAGATGGCCCCTGACGGTTGGGGTGCTCAGGCCACCGAGCCAGCAAGTGGAGAAGAGGCTGCTTTAATGCTGGGGTGAGGTGTTCCCACCACAGAGAACAGGGTCAGGGCTTGCTGCAGGTAAACTGCCTCCCCCAGTTCAAACACTGACATCCTTACCCCCAGGACCTTGGAATGTGAGTGCTGTTTGGAGTGGGGGCCTTTAAAAAGGCGACTGGTAACAGTGGGGCCCTGGGCACCAAGCCCTGAGGCAGGGGGATGGGCGCTGATCTTGGGGTTCACATGGAGAATGGCCAAACCAAAACCCTTGCCCAGGATAAGGCAACTGGTGGGCCCGGATACCCGTGTGCTTCGTGTGGACGGGGCAGCAGGTTCAGGGCGGGTCGGGGGACGACCAGACCTTGCCTTCCATCTGCTCAGCCAGGCCTgcactgccccccgccccccgagcCGAGGCGGCTCTGGGAGGGCAGCAGATGGCGGGGGCAGGGGTCGGGCCCACTTCTGCTGGGGGCGCTCCTCTCCTCACCGGGGGCCTCTCCACACCTTGCCCTGCGGGCTCCATCTGTCCTGGGATGCAGGTGAGGTGGGGAGGAGCCCCAGGGTTCTGCACCACCCCTGTGgcttccctgccctctgcccacacGTCCGTCCACGGCCCCTAGGGTGTCCTCGTCTGGACATGCCATCTGTTTCCTCTTGGGGCCAGATAAGCAGCCCAGATGGCCGTGGAGTGGACGCTGTCAGCCTCTCTCCGCTGGACAGTCTGGCCCAGGCAGCCTGGAAAGCCCCGCCGGCGGGTCCAGGGGGCAGTCTGGCTGGGCCTCAGGAAGAGTGACTCTTCTGGGCTCTGTCTGCCCCAGGCCACCCCCTCCGGCAGAGCCTCAGGTCCCGCCCTCCAGGGGACACGGTGGGCTCACTACAGCCAGTGGTGACAGCGGAGACCCCAGACAGGCAGGGCGGGCACTCCAACTCAACACTTGTCTGCATCCCAGCCGAGCGGAGTCCTGCTCCCACGGGTGGGCAGAGGCCTCGGGTGGGCCGGCGGGAATGGCCGTGCTCCAGCCAGGCCGCGCGTCCCCAGTGCCCACCGTGAAGGCTGTCCCCGAGACTGTGAGTCGTAAAGCACTTTAAGGGGTGagtgaggggtgggaggagaccAACAGAAGGGAGGACTGGCTGGCAGGCTGTTGGCAGTTGGGCCCAGCCTGGCTCCTGGCCGCCCAGGCTCACGGTCAGCACAGGCCCAGTCGCTGGGCAGCAGAGGCCCTCAAGAGGCAGGGGCCTCCAGGTACCGCACGGGGCTGGAGAAGGGGCCTGGCCGGGCCCAGTAGTCCACAGCACAAACCCGATAGGAGCCAGAGACCACAGCTGTGTCTGCGGACAGAGGTACATGCCTGTCTGTAGCCTGAACCCCTTATCCCCCCAAACTCCAGGTGTCAAAAGGCCCTGGACCACCCCACTCCCCCCAGGGATTGTGCTGAGGTGGTGGGCACACCTGGGCTGAACACGAACAGGTTAAAAGTCGAAGGCTTCCTGCTGATGGGAGCGAACACCCCACCCTCCGGGCAGAACTGGATCTCGTAGGTCCACAGGCACCTGGGGAGGTCAGACCAGGGCTGGGGTCCAGGGGGCTGCAGAAAGGGCAGGCCCAGagcccttccctccccctcccaggcTCTGAACACTCTCCCTGCAGTGACGACGGCCACCCTGGCTGGGAGCAGAGAGCTGGAACACAAGTGTCCCAGGCAGGTCCCCTGAAGGCGCCCCTACCCTACGACATCAGACAGGCGCAGAGCCATGGGCCTTGGTGCCAACAGTGGAGGCAGGTGAGTGTGGGGGACAGGGGCGTATCCTGCCGGGAGCAGTCCGAGGGGCGCTGGGGCCCTGCAGCGGGGAGGACTTGGGGGCTGAGGCGGGGTGGAGGGCAGAGGTAGGGGCGGTGACCGCACTCACGCACTTGGAACCCACACGCTCATCCGACCAGACCAAAAGCAGCTGCCCGCGGGTCAGGGGCAGAGCACGGAGCCGAGTCACCTGGGGGAGCGAAGCACAGGGTTGGCGGAGCGGGGCGCCCGGGGCGTGCGGCGGGGTCGGGTGGAGGGGAGCGGCCGCTTGCCTGGCCCGGCGGCTCCTCGGGGCGCGCGCACACGTGCACCAGCAGCAGCGAGGGCAGAGCGAGCGGAGGGCGCAGCGTCAGGCGGCCGCTGCTGGGGAAGGAGCGCGGTTTCACGGCCGCAGGGTCCTGGGGACAGAGTCGGACGCTCGGGACCCTGGGACCTCAGGAggcgccccggccccgccccgccccctccccgcggaCCTCGGCCGCGCGCATGCGCCGGAACTGCGCTGCAGAGGGGAAGACCGGCATGCCCAGGCGCCGCCACTCGCCGTAGGGGTTGCAGAGCCAGTTGTCCACGTAAAGCTCGACGAAGACGACCTCTGCGGAGCCAGATGCTGGGGCCGCGCCTCGCCTCCTCCAGGCCCCGCCCGCCCCAGGGCCGGGGTCTCCTCCCCGCGACCCCTACTCACCGGGGCCCGGGGGCACCCCCTGCAGGCTGAGAATCAAGGGGACCGTGCGGTTGGCGTGGGCGCGGGTGTCATCGCTTCCGTAGACCAGCACCGTGGCGCGCCAGGCGTCGGCCGGGCCAGTGGGGCGGTGAACGCTGGCCAGGACGCCCACCGTGTGGTTGCTGTCCAGCACCGTGCCGCCCCGCGACACCTCGGCCCAGAGCTGCTCGCCGTCTGCAGGCACGCGGGGGCGGTCAACACGGGGGTCTTGGCCGCTCTGCCCTCCCGGGCCGGGCTTCCCACCGTTCGCCCTCCGCGGGAGGTCCCCGGCCACGCCACAACCTCCTTGGCCCCGTGAGCTAGGAACAGGGCGCGGAGGGGCGAGAGAAGAGCTCCCCGCTCCGCAGCAGGGTCCGTCGGCCCtcgggcctttgcacaggctacTCCTGGCCTAGAGAGAGCGGCCCGCCGCTCACCCAGCAGGGCCAGCAGCGCCATGGCGGTGAGCACCGGCTTGCGCAGCAGCTGCACGTGCGGCGGCCGCGTGTCGTTGACCTGGAAGCGCGCGGTGAGCGTGCGCTGGGAGAACTGGTGCGGGTGGTAGCTCAGGAAGGCGTTGTCGTTGCTCAGGAGCGCATAGCGGACGGCCGAGCTGGCGTTCGCCAGCAGCAGGTTCTGGTGCTGCGCGACGACCTGCGGACGTCGGGCGTCTGGGACCGCGCCGGTGGGGCGCCCGCCCCTCCCACCCGGGGCTCCCGGGGGCGGGCCCACCTTCACGACCATGGCCGCGTAGGTCACGTCGGCCCTCCAGGGCTGCGGCAGGGACCAACCCACCAGCGGGTCGGCCTCGTCGTTGTAAATGGGGGTGTCAGCGAACTTGGGGAAGAGCCGCTGTATCTGCTGTACGACCGCCGCCTCCTGCTCTAGGATGAAGATGGAGCTGCCCGCGCCCTGCGAGCGGCCGCTTGAGCACCTCGGGAGGGCCGCCGAGGGGCCTCCGGCGGGGCGCGGGGCGGCGGTGGGGGGGGGTGGCGGAAGGGCGGGGTCCCCAGCCTACCTTCTTGTGCAGAGCGATGTAGTCCAGCCGCACGCCCACCTCCCCGGTAAAGAAGTTGCTGCCGTTGTTACAGTGCCCCAGGAGGCCCCAGCAGAGCGGCGAGCGGGGCGGCGCGTGGAAGGCGTCTCCAGGGCCGCCCAGGCGCAGAGCCGGGCTGGCTGCTCTCAGACCCTCGGAGCAGGCGTCGTAGTAGTTCAAGAAGCCTGGTTGGGAAGGACACAGAGTCCATACCGCGGGGCCAGAGGGGCCCGCTGCCAACCCCCTCGCAGATCCGCAGGACCCCAAGAGGCCGGCTCACCCACCTTGCAAGGTCATGGACACGTTGTCAAAGTCGTGGTGGTCTGGCTCGTTCCACGTCTCAAAATTCCACTTGGAAACATGCTCGAGGCCATACCTACCTGTAGAGGGTCCTCGCTGTGGCAAGAGGGCCCCTCCTCTGGGGCGGTGTCACCAGCTCATGGAGCCCTCCAGGGAGGGGCAACCATGGCTGGGAGGTTTGGATGTGATGGGATGGTCTGGGTTCCCGGGAGCTGGACCCCCCTGCCCTGTCCCTCGCCCATCAGGAGGCCTTGGCTTGGTGACTTCATGAGAAAACCAGGTGAGGGGGTGGGACGGAGGGCAGCCTGCCCAGGAGTGCCCGCCCCGTCCCCGCAGGGCATGCGCCCTGCCCACCGATGTATCTCCTGGCGAGGAGAGAGACCAGGTTCCTCCACTCGAACACCTGCTGCTTGTCCTCAAAGTTGGTGAAGCGTCCAGAGGGGCTGCCCATCAGCTCGAAGCCTGCAGCAACGAGGGTGGCGTCCCACCGCTCACCTGCCTGGTGCAGCCAGGCGGGCACAGAGGCAGCCCCAAGTGGGCAGCCAGGAGGACCCAGAAGAACCCGGCCAAGGAGAGATGGGGAGGCCAGTGGCACCAGGGCGATGTGGCAGCTTACCTGGGACGAGCTGGTTCTCCCTGAGAAGGTCCAGGTACCGATCCAGGTGGGTGAAGTTGTAGCGCAGGCCCTGCCCGACCAGCCCCCTGTGGAATGATGCTCAGTGtcagggtggggaggtgggccGGGGGCTGAGACCTCGGCCACACTCAAGCAGCTCGGGAACCAGCAGGGCGCCCTGCAGGACTAGGCTCCAGACGCAGCTGGCCTTTCTCCT
This window contains:
- the IDUA gene encoding alpha-L-iduronidase isoform X1 — its product is MRPPRPSAALLAVLGALWVAALVAAEAPHLVRVDAARALRPLRPFWRSTGFCPPLPHGQADRYDLSWDQQLNLAYVGAVPHGGIEQVRTHWLLDLITARGLVGQGLRYNFTHLDRYLDLLRENQLVPGFELMGSPSGRFTNFEDKQQVFEWRNLVSLLARRYIGRYGLEHVSKWNFETWNEPDHHDFDNVSMTLQGFLNYYDACSEGLRAASPALRLGGPGDAFHAPPRSPLCWGLLGHCNNGSNFFTGEVGVRLDYIALHKKGAGSSIFILEQEAAVVQQIQRLFPKFADTPIYNDEADPLVGWSLPQPWRADVTYAAMVVKVVAQHQNLLLANASSAVRYALLSNDNAFLSYHPHQFSQRTLTARFQVNDTRPPHVQLLRKPVLTAMALLALLDGEQLWAEVSRGGTVLDSNHTVGVLASVHRPTGPADAWRATVLVYGSDDTRAHANRTVPLILSLQGVPPGPEVVFVELYVDNWLCNPYGEWRRLGMPVFPSAAQFRRMRAAEDPAAVKPRSFPSSGRLTLRPPLALPSLLLVHVCARPEEPPGQVTRLRALPLTRGQLLLVWSDERVGSKCLWTYEIQFCPEGGVFAPISRKPSTFNLFVFSPDTAVVSGSYRVCAVDYWARPGPFSSPVRYLEAPAS
- the IDUA gene encoding alpha-L-iduronidase isoform X5, with the translated sequence MGSPSGRFTNFEDKQQVFEWRNLVSLLARRYIGRYGLEHVSKWNFETWNEPDHHDFDNVSMTLQGFLNYYDACSEGLRAASPALRLGGPGDAFHAPPRSPLCWGLLGHCNNGSNFFTGEVGVRLDYIALHKKGAGSSIFILEQEAAVVQQIQRLFPKFADTPIYNDEADPLVGWSLPQPWRADVTYAAMVVKVVAQHQNLLLANASSAVRYALLSNDNAFLSYHPHQFSQRTLTARFQVNDTRPPHVQLLRKPVLTAMALLALLDGEQLWAEVSRGGTVLDSNHTVGVLASVHRPTGPADAWRATVLVYGSDDTRAHANRTVPLILSLQGVPPGPEVVFVELYVDNWLCNPYGEWRRLGMPVFPSAAQFRRMRAAEDPAAVKPRSFPSSGRLTLRPPLALPSLLLVHVCARPEEPPGQVTRLRALPLTRGQLLLVWSDERVGSKCLWTYEIQFCPEGGVFAPISRKPSTFNLFVFSPDTAVVSGSYRVCAVDYWARPGPFSSPVRYLEAPAS
- the IDUA gene encoding alpha-L-iduronidase isoform X2, which codes for MRPPRPSAALLAVLGALWVAALVAAEAPHLVRVDAARALRPLRPFWRSTGFCPPLPHGQADRYDLSWDQQLNLAYVGAVPHGGIEQVRTHWLLDLITARGLVGQGLRYNFTHLDRYLDLLRENQLVPGFELMGSPSGRFTNFEDKQQVFEWRNLVSLLARRYIGRYGLEHVSKWNFETWNEPDHHDFDNVSMTLQGFLNYYDACSEGLRAASPALRLGGPGDAFHAPPRSPLCWGLLGHCNNGSNFFTGEVGVRLDYIALHKKEAAVVQQIQRLFPKFADTPIYNDEADPLVGWSLPQPWRADVTYAAMVVKVVAQHQNLLLANASSAVRYALLSNDNAFLSYHPHQFSQRTLTARFQVNDTRPPHVQLLRKPVLTAMALLALLDGEQLWAEVSRGGTVLDSNHTVGVLASVHRPTGPADAWRATVLVYGSDDTRAHANRTVPLILSLQGVPPGPEVVFVELYVDNWLCNPYGEWRRLGMPVFPSAAQFRRMRAAEDPAAVKPRSFPSSGRLTLRPPLALPSLLLVHVCARPEEPPGQVTRLRALPLTRGQLLLVWSDERVGSKCLWTYEIQFCPEGGVFAPISRKPSTFNLFVFSPDTAVVSGSYRVCAVDYWARPGPFSSPVRYLEAPAS
- the IDUA gene encoding alpha-L-iduronidase isoform X3 — translated: MRPPRPSAALLAVLGALWVAALVAAEAPHLVRVDAARALRPLRPFWRSTGFCPPLPHGQADRYDLSWDQQLNLAYVGAVPHGGIEQVRTHWLLDLITARGLVGQGLRYNFTHLDRYLDLLRENQLVPGFELMGSPSGRFTNFEDKQQVFEWRNLVSLLARRYIGRYGLEHVSKWNFETWNEPDHHDFDNVSMTLQGFLNYYDACSEGLRAASPALRLGGPGDAFHAPPRSPLCWGLLGHCNNGSNFFTGEVGVRLDYIALHKKGAGSSIFILEQEAAVVQQIQRLFPKFADTPIYNDEADPLVGWSLPQPWRADVTYAAMVVKVVAQHQNLLLANASSAVRYALLSNDNAFLSYHPHQFSQRTLTARFQVNDTRPPHVQLLRKPVLTAMALLALLDGEQLWAEVSRGGTVLDSNHTVGVLASVHRPTGPADAWRATVLVYGSDDTRAHANRTVPLILSLQGVPPGPEVVFVELYVDNWLCNPYGEWRRLGMPVFPSAAQFRRMRAAEDPAAVKPRSFPSSGRLTLRPPLALPSLLLVHVCARPEEPPGQVTRLRALPLTRGQLLLVWSDERVGSKCVPVDLRDPVLPGGWGVRSHQQEAFDF
- the IDUA gene encoding alpha-L-iduronidase isoform X4; amino-acid sequence: MRPPRPSAALLAVLGALWVAALVAAEAPHLVRVDAARALRPLRPFWRSTGFCPPLPHGQADRYDLSWDQQLNLAYVGAVPHGGIEQVRTHWLLDLITARGLVGQGLRYNFTHLDRYLDLLRENQLVPGFELMGSPSGRFTNFEDKQQVFEWRNLVSLLARRYIGRYGLEHVSKWNFETWNEPDHHDFDNVSMTLQGFLNYYDACSEGLRAASPALRLGGPGDAFHAPPRSPLCWGLLGHCNNGSNFFTGEVGVRLDYIALHKKGAGSSIFILEQEAAVVQQIQRLFPKFADTPIYNDEADPLVGWSLPQPWRADVTYAAMVVKVVAQHQNLLLANASSAVRYALLSNDNAFLSYHPHQFSQRTLTARFQVNDTRPPHVQLLRKPVLTAMALLALLDGEQLWAEVSRGGTVLDSNHTVGVLASVHRPTGPADAWRATVLVYGSDDTRAHANRTVPLILSLQGVPPGPEVVFVELYVDNWLCNPYGEWRRLGMPVFPSAAQFRRMRAAEDPAAVKPRSFPSSGRLTLRPPLALPSLLLVHVCARPEEPPGQVPVDLRDPVLPGGWGVRSHQQEAFDF